A window of Dorea formicigenerans contains these coding sequences:
- a CDS encoding YerC/YecD family TrpR-related protein: protein MSKKIRTEAVDYLFSAILSLENKEECYTFFEDICTINELLSLSQRFEVAKMLREHKTYLEIADKTGASTATISRVNRSLNYGNDGYDMVFERIGMGSEEENK, encoded by the coding sequence ATGAGCAAGAAGATCAGAACGGAGGCGGTTGACTATCTTTTTAGCGCCATCTTAAGTCTGGAGAATAAGGAAGAATGTTATACATTTTTTGAAGATATCTGTACGATCAATGAGCTGTTATCGTTGTCTCAGAGATTTGAAGTTGCAAAGATGTTAAGAGAGCACAAGACTTATCTGGAGATTGCAGATAAGACAGGAGCTTCTACAGCAACGATCAGCCGTGTGAACCGTTCATTAAACTATGGCAATGATGGATATGATATGGTATTCGAACGAATTGGCATGGGAAGTGAAGAAGAAAATAAATAA
- a CDS encoding citrate/2-methylcitrate synthase, whose amino-acid sequence MSNNEVMKLEEDKDLKGEFKELCKALRNNHRINPNLYVEYDVKRGLRDSAGKGVLTGLTEVSDVTGYNLINGRNIPAEGRLYYQGINVNDIVDSLKDRKFGFEETVYLLMFGHLPNKTELEHFLDVMFELQELSGRFVRDVVMKASNENIMNAMQRCVLTLYSYDENPDDISPENVLRQALELIAKLPLIAVYSYHSYRHFRKDEMLFIRNPEKGLSLAENILLMLRPKGEYTELEAKVLDIALVLHAEHGGGNNSTFTTHVVTSSGTDTYSSVAASIGSLKGPRHGGANLKVQNMFDDIKAHVKNWGNEEEVGAYLHKILNKEAFDHSGLIYGMGHAVYTLSDPREVILKRFAKALAEEKGRMKEFALYELVESLAGKMIKEQRNLQKNVCANVDFYSGFVYSMLGIPQELFTPIFAIARMPGWSAHRLEELTNANKIIRPAYKYVGHHTEFETMEERSAEKITDEDVEEEPEKCKKEEKGKK is encoded by the coding sequence ATGAGTAATAATGAGGTCATGAAATTAGAAGAAGATAAAGATTTAAAAGGAGAATTTAAGGAGCTTTGCAAAGCCCTTCGTAATAATCATAGAATTAATCCCAATCTTTATGTAGAATATGATGTAAAGCGTGGACTGCGTGATTCAGCTGGAAAAGGAGTCCTGACAGGACTGACTGAAGTTTCAGATGTAACAGGATATAATCTGATCAACGGACGTAATATTCCGGCAGAGGGACGTCTTTATTATCAGGGAATTAATGTTAATGATATTGTAGACAGTCTGAAAGACAGAAAATTTGGATTTGAGGAAACTGTATATCTGTTGATGTTCGGACATTTACCAAATAAGACAGAACTGGAACATTTCCTGGATGTGATGTTTGAATTACAGGAGCTGTCCGGACGATTTGTCCGTGATGTTGTTATGAAAGCTTCTAATGAGAATATTATGAATGCGATGCAGCGTTGTGTATTGACACTGTATTCTTATGATGAGAATCCGGACGATATTTCTCCGGAAAATGTACTTCGTCAGGCACTTGAACTGATTGCAAAACTGCCACTTATTGCTGTATATTCTTATCATTCATATAGACATTTCCGTAAAGATGAGATGCTCTTTATCCGTAACCCGGAGAAGGGATTGTCATTGGCAGAGAATATCCTTCTGATGCTCAGACCAAAGGGAGAATATACAGAACTTGAGGCAAAGGTACTGGATATTGCGCTTGTACTTCACGCAGAGCATGGCGGTGGTAACAATTCCACGTTTACAACGCATGTAGTAACATCTTCAGGAACAGATACTTACTCTTCAGTAGCAGCTTCTATCGGTTCTCTGAAAGGACCTAGACATGGTGGTGCGAATCTGAAAGTTCAGAATATGTTTGATGATATTAAAGCTCATGTGAAAAACTGGGGAAATGAAGAAGAAGTGGGTGCTTATTTACACAAGATTTTGAATAAAGAAGCATTTGACCATTCCGGACTGATCTATGGTATGGGACATGCGGTTTATACATTGTCTGATCCAAGAGAGGTAATCTTGAAGAGATTTGCCAAAGCTCTTGCAGAAGAAAAAGGACGGATGAAAGAGTTTGCTCTCTATGAGCTGGTAGAGAGTCTTGCAGGTAAGATGATCAAAGAGCAGAGAAATCTTCAGAAAAATGTCTGCGCAAATGTAGACTTTTACAGTGGATTTGTGTATTCTATGCTTGGTATTCCACAAGAACTCTTTACGCCAATCTTTGCAATTGCCAGAATGCCGGGATGGAGCGCACACCGACTGGAAGAGTTGACAAATGCGAACAAAATTATCCGTCCGGCTTACAAATATGTGGGACATCATACAGAATTTGAGACAATGGAAGAGCGTAGCGCAGAGAAGATTACAGATGAAGATGTAGAAGAAGAGCCGGAAAAGTGTAAGAAAGAAGAAAAAGGAAAAAAATAA
- a CDS encoding HD domain-containing protein: MEEKQEKSRIDRQFDFIREIDKEKFITRQTFLSDAKRRENDAEHAWHMAIMTLLLSEYANEEIDVLRVISMLLIHDLVEIDAGDTYAYDEEGKQTQRVREVKAADRIYGILPEDQGEKLRELWEEFEEAQTPEAKFAHVMDNVQPAMLNDYTEGKDWIAKGVRLSQILERNAHTAEGSQKLWDYAYTNFIEPNVKTGKIKDDTK; this comes from the coding sequence ATGGAAGAGAAGCAGGAAAAGAGCAGAATAGACAGACAGTTTGATTTTATCCGGGAGATTGATAAGGAAAAGTTTATTACAAGACAGACTTTTTTATCAGATGCAAAGCGGCGTGAAAACGATGCGGAGCATGCATGGCATATGGCAATCATGACGTTGCTTTTAAGTGAGTATGCCAATGAGGAGATTGATGTTCTTCGGGTTATCAGTATGCTTCTTATCCATGATCTTGTAGAGATTGATGCCGGAGATACTTATGCATATGATGAGGAAGGAAAGCAAACTCAGAGAGTACGGGAAGTAAAGGCAGCAGACCGGATCTACGGAATCCTGCCGGAAGATCAGGGGGAAAAGCTTCGTGAACTTTGGGAAGAATTCGAGGAGGCTCAAACGCCGGAAGCTAAGTTCGCCCACGTGATGGATAATGTTCAGCCGGCGATGCTGAATGATTATACAGAAGGAAAAGACTGGATTGCCAAGGGTGTGCGGTTAAGCCAGATACTGGAACGCAATGCACATACAGCAGAAGGTTCACAAAAACTGTGGGATTATGCATATACAAACTTTATTGAGCCAAATGTAAAAACCGGTAAGATTAAAGATGATACAAAGTAG
- a CDS encoding sensor histidine kinase, which yields MKILKNIIITAAMLAAATAICFILRPLVPTDTHVPLIYVLAVLCVSRLTEGYFYGVLASMVAVVGVNYIFTYPYFQVDFTVTGYPLTFIVMLTVSISVSALMTQIKMQEHVRLKAEKERMRANLLRAVSHDIRTPLTSIEGAAAGIIDNKDVLTEEQKEELLLNIKEEAQWMVRMVENLLSITRMNDEGTRLTTHEELAEEIVSSAVVKFSKRFPDIKVEVDIPEEVVIVPMDPILIRQVIVNIMENAVIHGGSTTQVKVTVSANETEAIFSIEDNGKGIDGKILPMLFTGQISHREGEMYDNKRSMGIGLSVCKSIIDAHRGKVWAENKIDGGAKISFTLPLEEEEQNGD from the coding sequence ATGAAAATTTTGAAAAATATAATTATTACGGCTGCAATGCTGGCAGCAGCGACAGCTATATGTTTTATTTTGCGGCCGCTTGTTCCGACAGACACGCATGTGCCGCTTATTTATGTGTTGGCAGTACTTTGTGTATCCAGACTTACAGAAGGATATTTTTATGGGGTGCTGGCATCTATGGTGGCAGTTGTGGGAGTCAATTATATATTTACCTATCCATATTTTCAAGTGGATTTTACTGTGACCGGCTATCCGCTTACATTTATTGTAATGCTGACAGTATCTATTTCAGTAAGTGCATTGATGACTCAGATCAAGATGCAGGAGCATGTGCGGTTAAAGGCAGAAAAAGAGAGAATGAGAGCAAATCTTCTAAGAGCAGTGTCTCACGATATCCGGACGCCTCTTACTTCTATAGAAGGAGCAGCGGCTGGAATTATAGATAATAAAGATGTTTTGACAGAGGAGCAGAAAGAAGAGCTGCTTTTGAACATCAAAGAAGAGGCACAGTGGATGGTACGGATGGTGGAGAACCTGTTATCCATTACCCGGATGAATGATGAAGGAACAAGACTTACGACACACGAAGAACTGGCAGAAGAGATTGTCAGCAGTGCAGTTGTAAAGTTTTCAAAGCGTTTCCCGGACATAAAAGTCGAGGTGGATATTCCAGAAGAAGTTGTTATTGTCCCGATGGATCCAATCCTGATCCGGCAAGTCATTGTGAATATTATGGAAAATGCTGTGATACATGGAGGATCGACGACGCAGGTGAAGGTAACCGTATCTGCGAATGAAACAGAAGCTATATTTTCTATTGAAGATAACGGGAAAGGAATTGATGGAAAGATTCTGCCGATGTTATTTACAGGTCAGATCAGTCACCGGGAAGGTGAGATGTACGATAATAAACGGAGTATGGGAATCGGACTTTCGGTATGTAAAAGTATTATAGATGCGCACAGGGGAAAAGTCTGGGCAGAGAATAAGATAGATGGCGGAGCGAAGATTTCATTTACATTACCGCTTGAGGAGGAAGAACAGAATGGAGATTAA
- a CDS encoding ABC transporter ATP-binding protein encodes MPRGRMGGRHGMSTEKAKDFKGTMKKLMGYLTQYKIGLLLVVIFAIGSTIFNIAGPKILGKATTELFHGLISKVSGGSGIDFDKIAKILIGLMCLYVCSALFSFIQGYIMTGVSQKLTYRMRKEISEKIDRLPMGYFDKMTHGEILSRITNDVDTLSQSLNQSATQVITSVATIIGVLVMMLSISPLMTVIAILILPLSMGLIGMIVKRSQRYFKEQQEYLGYVNGQVEEVYGGHNIVKAFNKEDDVIDEFDRDNDRLYRSAWKSQFLSGMMMPIMQFVGNLGYVAVVILGGYLAIKKTIEVGDIQSFIQYVRNFTQPIQQVAQVANMLQSTAAASERVFEFLEEPEEEAAPENPVVLKNPEGAVEFEHVHFGYNPEHTIIHDFSVKVEPGQKIAIVGPTGAGKTTMVKLLMRFYDVSGGSIKVDGHDIREFDRGELRRMFGMVLQDTWLFKGSIEDNIRYGKLDATHEDVVKAADAAYAHRFIQTLPGGYGMELNEEASNVSQGQKQLLTIARAILADPKILILDEATSSVDTRTEVRIQKAMDNLMKGRTSFIIAHRLSTIRDADLILVMKEGDIVEMGRHEELLAKNGFYADLYNSQFEQTA; translated from the coding sequence ATGCCAAGAGGACGTATGGGTGGCAGACACGGTATGAGCACCGAAAAAGCCAAAGATTTTAAAGGTACCATGAAGAAGCTTATGGGATATCTTACACAGTATAAGATAGGTCTTCTCCTTGTAGTGATATTTGCAATAGGAAGTACTATATTTAATATTGCAGGACCGAAGATCCTTGGAAAAGCAACAACAGAACTATTTCATGGACTGATAAGTAAAGTTTCCGGTGGAAGTGGAATTGATTTTGATAAGATCGCAAAGATTCTTATCGGACTGATGTGCCTGTATGTGTGCAGTGCATTGTTCTCATTTATCCAGGGATACATTATGACAGGAGTTTCCCAGAAACTGACTTACAGAATGAGAAAAGAGATTTCGGAAAAGATTGACAGACTTCCGATGGGATATTTTGACAAGATGACACATGGTGAGATTCTTTCACGAATTACAAATGATGTGGATACTTTAAGTCAGAGTCTGAACCAAAGTGCGACACAGGTTATTACTTCTGTTGCGACAATCATTGGAGTACTGGTCATGATGCTCAGCATCAGTCCGCTTATGACAGTGATCGCAATTTTAATCCTTCCACTTTCCATGGGGCTGATCGGAATGATCGTGAAGCGTTCCCAGAGATATTTCAAGGAACAGCAGGAGTATCTTGGATATGTTAATGGACAGGTAGAAGAGGTCTATGGCGGACATAATATTGTAAAGGCATTTAATAAAGAAGACGATGTCATAGATGAATTTGACAGAGATAATGACAGACTGTATCGTTCTGCATGGAAATCACAGTTCTTATCCGGAATGATGATGCCGATCATGCAGTTCGTTGGAAACCTAGGCTATGTTGCAGTTGTAATTCTTGGTGGTTATCTGGCAATTAAGAAGACTATTGAAGTCGGAGATATCCAGTCATTTATCCAGTATGTGAGAAATTTTACACAGCCGATCCAGCAGGTGGCACAGGTGGCAAATATGCTCCAGTCTACAGCAGCCGCTTCTGAGAGAGTGTTTGAGTTCTTAGAAGAGCCGGAAGAAGAGGCAGCACCAGAAAATCCGGTTGTATTAAAGAATCCAGAAGGAGCTGTAGAATTTGAGCATGTTCATTTTGGCTACAATCCGGAGCATACAATTATTCATGATTTCAGTGTAAAAGTAGAACCTGGACAGAAAATTGCAATTGTAGGACCGACCGGAGCCGGCAAGACAACGATGGTAAAATTACTGATGCGTTTTTATGATGTGTCAGGTGGTTCCATCAAGGTAGATGGACATGATATCCGCGAGTTTGACAGAGGAGAACTGCGTCGTATGTTTGGTATGGTACTTCAGGATACATGGCTGTTCAAAGGAAGTATTGAAGACAATATCCGTTATGGCAAATTGGATGCTACACATGAAGATGTGGTGAAAGCAGCGGATGCAGCTTATGCACACCGGTTTATCCAGACTCTGCCGGGTGGATATGGTATGGAGCTGAATGAAGAGGCAAGTAACGTATCCCAGGGACAGAAACAGCTTCTGACGATTGCAAGAGCGATTCTTGCAGATCCGAAGATTTTGATCTTAGATGAGGCTACAAGTTCGGTCGATACACGTACTGAGGTGCGTATTCAGAAAGCAATGGATAACCTGATGAAAGGGCGCACAAGCTTTATTATCGCGCACCGTCTGTCTACGATTCGTGACGCAGATCTGATTCTGGTCATGAAAGAGGGAGATATCGTGGAGATGGGCAGACATGAAGAACTACTTGCGAAAAATGGATTCTATGCGGATCTGTATAATTCACAGTTTGAACAGACTGCTTAA
- a CDS encoding M20 metallopeptidase family protein: protein MNQFLKRAKELESQLQTDRRYLHQHAEAGEDLPNTTRYVMERLREIGLNPIEICPSGVTALIEGAKPGKVLLLRADMDALPMPENNDLPFKTETDAAHNCGHDFHTAMLLCAAQMLYEHRNELCGSVKLMFQPAEETFAGSKKLIAAGILENPKVDAAVGMHVMLDSSKPALNYGLGYMTSSCDGFKITVHGNGCHGAMPELGIDPINVGLHIYSAFQNLIARETPSAERAILTFGAFNAGATPNIVPGEAVLMGTLRTYNKELREKLVSRMHEICEYEGKAFGATVDYEVLSDVPSTYSDPEMTKELAGYASEIEPGIIGKTNYMVTPSDDFAFISEHVPTTYFMIDAKVDGCPVQHHNPGVLFNEDALPYGAAVHATCAFNWLNKQGE from the coding sequence ATGAATCAATTTTTGAAGCGTGCAAAAGAGCTTGAGTCTCAATTGCAGACAGACAGACGTTATCTTCATCAGCATGCAGAAGCTGGCGAGGATCTGCCAAACACAACCAGATACGTCATGGAGCGTCTCCGTGAAATCGGATTGAATCCAATCGAAATCTGTCCTTCCGGTGTGACTGCTCTGATTGAAGGCGCAAAGCCAGGAAAGGTTCTTCTGCTTCGTGCAGATATGGATGCTCTTCCAATGCCGGAGAACAACGATCTTCCATTTAAAACTGAAACTGATGCAGCTCACAACTGTGGACATGATTTTCACACAGCAATGCTGTTATGTGCAGCTCAGATGCTATATGAACACCGCAATGAATTGTGTGGAAGTGTAAAACTTATGTTCCAGCCGGCTGAGGAGACATTTGCAGGATCCAAAAAGCTGATTGCTGCCGGAATCCTGGAAAATCCAAAAGTTGATGCTGCTGTCGGCATGCATGTTATGCTGGATTCTTCCAAACCAGCCTTGAATTACGGACTTGGTTATATGACCTCTTCCTGTGACGGATTCAAGATTACCGTTCATGGAAATGGCTGTCATGGAGCAATGCCGGAACTTGGTATCGATCCAATTAATGTTGGTCTTCACATTTACAGTGCTTTTCAGAACCTGATCGCACGTGAGACACCATCTGCTGAGCGTGCAATCCTGACATTTGGCGCATTTAACGCAGGAGCAACACCGAATATTGTCCCAGGCGAGGCTGTTCTGATGGGAACTCTTCGTACTTACAACAAAGAGCTTCGCGAGAAACTAGTCAGCAGAATGCATGAAATCTGCGAGTATGAGGGAAAAGCTTTTGGAGCAACCGTTGACTATGAAGTACTTTCCGATGTTCCTTCTACATACTCCGATCCTGAGATGACAAAGGAATTAGCCGGTTATGCTTCTGAAATTGAACCGGGAATCATCGGAAAAACTAATTATATGGTAACACCTTCCGATGACTTTGCTTTTATTTCTGAGCATGTGCCAACAACTTACTTCATGATAGACGCAAAGGTAGACGGATGTCCGGTACAGCACCACAACCCAGGAGTCCTCTTCAATGAAGATGCTCTTCCGTACGGAGCTGCTGTACACGCAACCTGTGCATTCAACTGGTTAAACAAACAAGGAGAATAA
- a CDS encoding C39 family peptidase has translation MLEEKPEYKKRKKYTKRRQQVIRQLFFIGVAVVVVIIGCATWALKSDNMARKADIQAKTSQTGRKADAAKTSVENGVQANSEAVKEKTDDKDTSDTTKKTETAEERIARVRQEAVTAGYPEKVIELLDKNPETVQFVEDYGKKKDQAPAATVEAEDGYSGMFPEILQWDERWGYSPYGTSIIAVSGCGPTCVSMLVVGLTGDKTVTPSVVADYATQNHYVDENNDTTWAFMTSGVEHWGLTCRESNGNESEIAKELEAGHPVICSMRPGDFTDIGHFIILTSYNNGNVTICDPFSLENSKKSWNYSQISSQIKAVWVYSK, from the coding sequence ATGTTAGAAGAAAAACCAGAATATAAAAAACGAAAAAAATATACGAAAAGACGTCAGCAAGTTATCAGACAGTTATTCTTTATAGGAGTGGCAGTCGTTGTTGTTATCATCGGTTGTGCAACATGGGCATTAAAGTCTGATAATATGGCAAGAAAGGCTGATATACAGGCAAAGACATCTCAGACCGGCAGAAAAGCGGATGCAGCAAAGACATCGGTTGAGAATGGGGTACAGGCGAACAGTGAAGCTGTGAAAGAGAAGACAGATGATAAGGATACATCAGATACGACTAAGAAGACAGAGACGGCAGAGGAGCGAATTGCAAGGGTAAGACAGGAAGCAGTTACGGCAGGATACCCGGAGAAGGTCATTGAACTTCTGGATAAGAATCCGGAGACGGTACAGTTTGTGGAAGATTATGGAAAGAAGAAAGATCAGGCACCGGCTGCAACTGTGGAAGCAGAAGATGGTTATTCCGGTATGTTTCCGGAGATTCTCCAATGGGATGAAAGATGGGGATATTCTCCATACGGAACGAGTATTATTGCAGTAAGCGGCTGCGGTCCAACTTGTGTTTCTATGCTGGTCGTAGGGCTTACCGGAGATAAGACAGTGACTCCTTCAGTAGTTGCTGATTACGCAACACAGAACCATTATGTAGATGAGAATAATGATACGACCTGGGCATTTATGACATCAGGCGTGGAACATTGGGGACTGACGTGCCGTGAGAGTAATGGGAATGAGAGCGAGATCGCAAAAGAACTGGAGGCAGGGCACCCGGTCATCTGCAGTATGCGTCCGGGAGACTTTACAGATATCGGACATTTTATCATATTGACATCTTATAATAATGGAAATGTCACGATTTGTGATCCATTCAGCCTTGAAAATTCCAAGAAAAGCTGGAATTATTCCCAGATCAGTTCTCAGATCAAAGCAGTTTGGGTATATTCAAAATAA
- a CDS encoding DUF1836 domain-containing protein, which yields MKINMDELLDSMLEGISNMDYVRSEDIPNIELYMDQVTSFMDEQLSSSKRYDDDKILTKTMINNYAKNNLLPPPVKKKYSKEHVVVMIFIYYFKTILSIKDIETILTPITEKYFDTDSAVDVASIYEEVCDTAKSQIQNLKDEVREAYETSQNTFKDMEGLSDSDREYLQLFSLISSLSFDVYAKKALIERIIDELPEPVHKKK from the coding sequence ATGAAGATTAATATGGATGAACTACTGGACAGCATGTTAGAAGGTATTTCCAATATGGATTATGTGCGCTCTGAGGATATACCGAATATTGAATTATATATGGATCAGGTGACCAGCTTTATGGACGAACAGTTAAGCTCCAGTAAGCGGTACGATGATGATAAGATTCTGACAAAAACAATGATCAATAATTATGCAAAGAACAACCTTCTCCCACCACCGGTTAAGAAGAAGTATTCCAAAGAACATGTGGTTGTCATGATTTTTATCTATTATTTTAAAACGATCCTGTCCATCAAGGATATTGAGACGATTCTTACTCCAATTACGGAAAAATATTTTGATACAGACAGTGCTGTCGATGTTGCATCTATCTACGAAGAAGTCTGCGACACAGCAAAGAGCCAGATTCAGAACTTAAAAGATGAAGTCCGCGAAGCATACGAGACTTCTCAGAATACTTTCAAAGATATGGAAGGTCTCTCTGACAGTGACCGGGAATATCTGCAGTTATTTTCTCTAATTTCTTCTCTTAGCTTTGATGTATATGCAAAGAAAGCTCTGATTGAAAGGATTATTGATGAATTACCAGAACCAGTACACAAAAAAAAGTAG
- a CDS encoding response regulator — protein MEIKDRVLIVEDDKNIRKFIQTILEANDYDVIATETGKEAYSLITSRCPDVVILDLGLPDMDGMKILKEVRAWSNMPIIVVSARDHEKDKVEALDMGADDYITKPFGTSELLARIRAAIRHFRGTSKNQGERQKVTFLNGKLVIDYDKHRVYVEEQDAGLTQNEFRLLSLLGKYAGKVLTYDYMMKEIWGPNMKGDNRILRVNMANIRRKIEKNPGQPQFIFTEVGVGYRIIETDS, from the coding sequence ATGGAGATTAAAGACCGTGTATTAATAGTAGAAGATGATAAAAATATTCGAAAGTTTATACAGACGATCCTGGAGGCCAATGATTATGATGTGATCGCGACTGAGACAGGAAAGGAAGCATATAGTCTGATCACTTCCAGATGTCCAGATGTGGTGATCTTGGATCTGGGACTTCCAGATATGGACGGAATGAAGATTTTAAAAGAAGTCCGTGCGTGGTCCAATATGCCGATTATTGTAGTTTCTGCCAGAGATCATGAAAAAGATAAGGTAGAAGCGCTCGATATGGGAGCTGATGATTACATAACAAAACCATTTGGAACATCAGAACTTCTTGCAAGGATCCGGGCTGCGATCCGACATTTCCGGGGAACAAGCAAGAATCAGGGAGAGAGGCAGAAAGTCACATTTTTAAATGGAAAATTGGTGATAGATTATGATAAACACCGGGTCTATGTGGAGGAACAAGACGCAGGACTGACCCAGAATGAGTTCCGGTTATTAAGTCTCCTTGGAAAATATGCAGGCAAGGTTCTGACATATGATTACATGATGAAAGAAATCTGGGGACCAAACATGAAGGGGGATAACCGTATCCTGCGTGTGAATATGGCGAATATCCGTAGAAAAATCGAAAAAAATCCCGGTCAGCCACAGTTTATATTTACAGAAGTCGGAGTGGGATACCGTATTATAGAAACAGATTCTTAA
- a CDS encoding MFS transporter, with translation MEKKKIHYGWYIVIGCLLITCTMVPPIMALSNKFLIQVTEELGLSRSGFTLANTILQGLGIFISPMVSSRLAKGDMRKIQCISIIGFALSYASYSLAQNAIHLYISSVFIGVFWLNSALIPVSMMITNWFAKKRGLAMSIAMAGIGVGGTIFSPIVTMLLEKYGWRHTYQIMALIVLVIALPAAFFILRKRPEDIGLKPYGSDEADTKTADKSSDKKESDLSLEVQQCWPKFFFWLMLIGMLCNGLINSGSLGQFPPAIEEMHGPAIQAAIISIYSMVGIFGKIVLGWLNDRFGVVVSTVCGCVAFAVSFIFMLMGSNVTMLYIMAVLFGLGDAIGTVTPPLVTAAVFGTKKYGQAYGIANSFTQVGLTCGSLMVAAIYDGTGAYTSAWILLFILTIVTLVGWIGSYALSRKYVEK, from the coding sequence ATGGAAAAGAAGAAAATACACTATGGCTGGTACATTGTAATTGGATGTCTTCTCATCACATGTACAATGGTACCTCCAATCATGGCACTTAGTAACAAATTCCTCATTCAGGTAACAGAAGAACTTGGTCTTTCAAGAAGCGGATTTACTCTTGCAAATACAATCCTTCAAGGACTGGGAATTTTTATTTCCCCTATGGTTTCTTCCAGACTTGCAAAAGGCGATATGCGTAAAATCCAATGCATCAGCATTATCGGATTCGCACTCTCTTACGCCTCTTACTCACTGGCTCAGAATGCAATTCACCTGTATATCTCCTCTGTATTCATTGGAGTATTCTGGTTAAATTCTGCACTGATCCCAGTAAGTATGATGATCACAAACTGGTTTGCTAAAAAACGTGGTCTTGCAATGAGTATTGCAATGGCTGGTATCGGAGTTGGCGGTACAATCTTCAGTCCGATTGTAACTATGTTACTTGAAAAATATGGCTGGAGACATACATACCAGATCATGGCTCTGATCGTACTTGTAATCGCTCTTCCAGCTGCTTTCTTCATCCTTCGTAAACGTCCTGAGGATATAGGACTGAAACCATACGGAAGTGACGAAGCCGATACAAAAACTGCTGATAAATCTTCTGATAAAAAAGAGTCCGATCTTTCTTTAGAAGTTCAGCAGTGCTGGCCAAAATTCTTCTTCTGGTTAATGCTGATCGGTATGCTTTGCAACGGTCTTATTAACTCCGGTTCTCTGGGACAATTTCCACCGGCAATTGAAGAGATGCACGGACCGGCAATTCAGGCTGCAATTATTTCCATCTACTCAATGGTTGGTATCTTTGGCAAGATCGTACTTGGATGGTTAAATGACCGTTTCGGTGTTGTTGTCAGTACTGTATGTGGATGTGTTGCATTCGCAGTATCTTTCATCTTCATGTTAATGGGAAGCAACGTAACAATGCTTTATATTATGGCAGTCCTCTTCGGACTTGGAGATGCCATAGGAACTGTAACTCCACCACTTGTAACAGCTGCTGTATTTGGTACAAAGAAATATGGACAGGCTTATGGTATTGCAAACAGCTTTACTCAGGTTGGTCTGACATGCGGTTCTCTTATGGTTGCTGCGATTTATGACGGAACAGGAGCATACACAAGTGCCTGGATTCTTCTGTTTATCCTGACTATCGTAACATTAGTTGGATGGATCGGATCTTACGCTCTTTCCAGAAAATATGTAGAAAAATAA
- a CDS encoding YkgJ family cysteine cluster protein: protein MLRDIDLNEISDGRLYTANDMVKTDCMGCQGCASCCQGMGDSIVLDPYDMYRLCMGLKTTPAALLASSLELGVVDGLILPHLKMNGNTDSCMYLNKDSRCSIHPFRPGFCRLFPLGRYYENNSFSYFLQTHECPKPGKAKIKVRKWIDEPDFSRHEKFVSDWHYYLKPLQNYAMTSEDSEKIKALSIQILQTFYLLPYIEDVDFYEQFYQRLSK from the coding sequence ATGTTAAGAGATATTGATTTAAATGAAATTTCAGACGGTAGACTATATACTGCCAACGATATGGTAAAAACTGATTGTATGGGCTGTCAGGGGTGTGCTTCCTGCTGTCAGGGCATGGGAGATTCCATTGTTCTGGACCCGTATGATATGTATCGGTTATGCATGGGGCTTAAGACCACGCCTGCGGCTCTTCTTGCTTCTTCCCTGGAACTTGGTGTCGTAGACGGGCTAATCCTGCCTCACCTTAAAATGAATGGAAATACCGATTCCTGCATGTATTTGAATAAAGATAGCCGCTGCAGCATACATCCTTTCCGTCCGGGATTCTGCCGGCTTTTTCCACTGGGGCGTTACTATGAAAATAATTCTTTTTCATATTTTCTCCAGACTCACGAATGTCCAAAACCCGGCAAGGCAAAGATTAAAGTCCGTAAATGGATTGATGAGCCGGATTTTTCAAGGCACGAAAAATTCGTATCTGATTGGCACTACTATCTCAAACCGTTACAAAACTATGCTATGACATCCGAAGACAGTGAAAAGATAAAGGCACTCAGTATTCAGATACTTCAGACTTTTTATCTTCTCCCCTACATAGAAGATGTGGATTTTTATGAGCAGTTCTATCAGCGGCTTTCAAAATGA